The following coding sequences lie in one Thalassoglobus polymorphus genomic window:
- a CDS encoding ABC transporter ATP-binding protein, producing MLLQLQNISKTYQDGSSSVQAVDGVSMQLDAGEFVAVQGPSGCGKSTLLLTAGGLLKPTSGTVTIDGQDPYSMTADERANFRARTIGFVFQQFHLVPYLSVYENILAPGMAVKTKANPERAQQLIERFGLTDRQHHVPAKLSSGERQRVAMARSLLNEPELILADEPTGNLDHENAEILLQFLAEFASEGGGVLLVTHDDRAVSHAQKAIHILDGKLTSPATAMNPV from the coding sequence ATGCTTCTGCAACTTCAGAATATCTCGAAAACTTATCAGGATGGCTCTTCGAGCGTCCAGGCCGTCGATGGAGTCTCCATGCAACTCGATGCAGGAGAATTCGTAGCTGTTCAAGGCCCCAGCGGATGTGGAAAGTCGACACTCTTATTGACAGCCGGTGGTCTATTAAAACCGACATCGGGGACCGTCACGATCGATGGTCAAGATCCCTATTCCATGACCGCAGATGAGCGGGCCAATTTTCGTGCTCGCACAATTGGGTTCGTTTTCCAACAGTTCCATCTCGTGCCTTACTTATCTGTTTACGAAAACATTCTGGCTCCTGGAATGGCCGTCAAAACAAAAGCAAACCCGGAACGGGCCCAGCAATTGATTGAACGTTTCGGACTCACCGATCGACAACACCATGTCCCTGCAAAACTCAGTAGCGGCGAACGGCAGCGTGTCGCGATGGCGCGTTCGCTGTTGAACGAACCGGAACTGATTCTTGCTGACGAACCGACAGGAAATCTGGACCATGAAAATGCAGAAATCCTGTTGCAATTCCTGGCAGAGTTCGCAAGCGAAGGTGGCGGCGTGTTACTTGTGACTCACGATGACCGAGCAGTCTCACATGCACAGAAAGCAATTCACATTCTCGATGGAAAACTGACTTCGCCAGCGACAGCAATGAATCCAGTCTAG
- the modA gene encoding molybdate ABC transporter substrate-binding protein — translation MNTLWVLLLGAIGLIAFLVLMLKQGPPKTNSGKQQLVMHCAAGLRVPVEEIVAEYEKEYGVVVELQFGGSNTLLNQLQVNHFSDADLYLAADDFYTDKAVELELAAETLPIAHQRPVVAVRKDSKKVIETIEDLLQDDMSIALGSPDQAAIGKAIRKQLEAIEIDGTNRWAQLEKLVTDKGVFKPTVNEIANDVKLGAVDAALVWDSTVMMPKYRDELKAIPLPELDSDPNLISIAVLNSTTDPTAALKFARYLTARDKGLTIFEKYGTRPVEGDVWAESPEISFFCGAVNRRAVEKLLDEFQAREGIRINTKYNGCGILTSEMKTIENQSTDQGFPDVYMACDRYYLDNVRDWFQDDIDVSDVELVIVVPKGSKSVSSLADLIKPGIRVALGQPEQCTIGALTRRMLESEGLYQKIKEKQATEGEVVVEKISSALLIPDVVAGHVDASIAYITDALPNTKDVDIIRVETTQNVAVQPFSIARSSDHKYLSRRLFKKIAEAEKDFESAGFNFRLDNGSQKQQPESDAL, via the coding sequence GTGAACACTCTCTGGGTTCTTCTGCTCGGTGCCATAGGACTGATTGCATTTTTAGTTCTGATGTTAAAGCAAGGCCCACCGAAAACGAACAGTGGCAAGCAGCAGTTGGTAATGCATTGCGCCGCTGGATTACGTGTTCCTGTTGAAGAAATCGTCGCAGAGTATGAGAAAGAATACGGCGTTGTTGTCGAGTTACAATTCGGTGGATCGAACACCCTTCTGAATCAATTACAGGTGAATCATTTCTCAGATGCCGACTTGTATCTGGCGGCCGACGATTTCTACACAGACAAAGCAGTCGAACTCGAACTCGCAGCTGAAACACTTCCCATCGCACATCAACGCCCCGTTGTCGCCGTTCGTAAAGATTCGAAAAAGGTGATTGAAACGATTGAAGACTTACTGCAAGACGACATGTCCATCGCTCTTGGAAGTCCTGATCAGGCAGCCATTGGAAAAGCGATTCGCAAACAACTCGAAGCGATCGAAATCGATGGAACGAACCGGTGGGCTCAGCTTGAGAAACTTGTCACTGACAAAGGAGTCTTTAAGCCAACAGTCAATGAAATTGCTAACGATGTCAAACTCGGCGCCGTCGATGCCGCACTCGTCTGGGATTCCACAGTGATGATGCCGAAGTATCGTGATGAGTTAAAAGCGATACCACTTCCTGAACTCGATTCTGATCCAAATTTGATTAGCATCGCAGTACTGAATTCCACAACCGACCCCACAGCGGCTCTCAAGTTTGCTCGTTACCTGACGGCTCGTGACAAAGGATTGACGATTTTTGAGAAATATGGGACACGCCCAGTCGAAGGCGACGTCTGGGCTGAGTCCCCGGAAATTTCCTTCTTCTGCGGAGCAGTCAATCGTCGGGCTGTTGAAAAACTTCTGGACGAATTCCAGGCACGCGAAGGAATTCGCATCAACACCAAGTACAACGGTTGCGGGATCTTGACCTCAGAAATGAAAACGATTGAGAACCAGTCAACGGATCAAGGTTTTCCAGATGTGTACATGGCCTGTGATCGATACTACCTCGACAACGTTCGAGATTGGTTTCAAGACGACATCGATGTTTCTGATGTTGAGCTTGTCATTGTGGTCCCGAAAGGAAGCAAGAGCGTCAGTTCTCTTGCCGACTTGATCAAGCCGGGAATCCGGGTTGCACTTGGTCAGCCGGAGCAATGCACAATCGGGGCACTGACTCGTCGAATGCTTGAATCGGAAGGCCTGTATCAAAAAATCAAAGAGAAACAGGCCACCGAAGGCGAAGTCGTTGTTGAGAAAATCTCCTCGGCGTTACTGATTCCAGATGTGGTCGCAGGCCACGTTGATGCCTCAATCGCTTACATTACCGACGCCCTCCCAAACACAAAAGATGTGGATATCATCCGCGTAGAAACTACGCAGAATGTCGCTGTTCAGCCCTTCAGTATTGCCCGATCGAGTGATCACAAATACCTCTCACGTCGACTGTTCAAAAAAATTGCAGAGGCTGAAAAAGACTTCGAGTCTGCCGGATTCAATTTCCGACTGGACAATGGCAGCCAGAAACAACAACCGGAAAGCGACGCGTTATGA
- a CDS encoding ABC transporter permease has product MTGSESPAEPPKNNHNNSTTTPPRDVGHVVLSNRVFYCCMAIIGGAYVILILAMLLADAWFVIEKTVDAASVSSSPWKAMFYDNPVVTALADRKIQYSIWLSLVSCTLSAILSIIAAVPIGYLLSRHNFPGKRLLDAILDIPIVLPPLVVGLSLLILFQFFPFSLLARDVVYQVPAVVLAQFSVACAFAVRTMKSTFDHIDPRCEQVAVALGSSRSQAFGMVVLPEATHGMITAFTLAWARSLGEFGPLLIFAGATRLKTEVLSTTVFLEMNVGNIEAAVAVSLIMVAAAVTVLVITRIWGTRETLL; this is encoded by the coding sequence ATGACCGGCAGCGAGTCGCCAGCGGAACCTCCCAAAAACAATCACAACAACTCCACAACAACTCCACCGCGGGATGTTGGGCATGTTGTCTTGTCCAATCGAGTCTTTTACTGTTGCATGGCAATCATTGGCGGGGCCTATGTCATCCTCATTCTCGCCATGCTTCTTGCCGATGCGTGGTTTGTCATAGAAAAGACCGTCGACGCAGCCTCGGTTTCTTCCTCTCCCTGGAAGGCGATGTTTTATGACAACCCGGTCGTGACGGCGCTCGCTGATCGGAAAATTCAATACTCGATCTGGCTCAGCCTGGTTTCGTGTACACTTTCAGCGATCCTCTCCATCATCGCTGCCGTTCCGATTGGCTACTTACTTTCAAGACACAATTTTCCAGGCAAGCGTCTCCTCGACGCGATTCTCGATATTCCTATCGTCCTTCCTCCGCTAGTCGTGGGCTTAAGCTTGCTCATTCTGTTTCAGTTCTTTCCTTTCTCTCTCTTAGCAAGAGATGTTGTCTACCAGGTCCCGGCTGTCGTTCTCGCACAATTTTCTGTGGCCTGTGCATTCGCAGTTCGAACCATGAAGTCAACGTTTGACCATATTGATCCTCGTTGTGAGCAAGTTGCCGTTGCACTTGGAAGTTCACGTTCACAAGCGTTCGGCATGGTTGTCCTCCCTGAAGCAACACATGGAATGATCACAGCATTCACATTGGCCTGGGCACGTTCGCTTGGTGAGTTCGGACCGTTGCTCATTTTCGCTGGGGCGACTCGCTTGAAAACAGAGGTCCTCTCAACCACCGTCTTTCTGGAAATGAATGTCGGGAATATCGAAGCAGCCGTTGCAGTCTCTCTCATTATGGTCGCCGCAGCCGTGACTGTTCTGGTCATCACAAGAATCTGGGGAACTCGCGAAACACTCTTATGA
- a CDS encoding ATP-binding cassette domain-containing protein, giving the protein MKISLENVCIQSGQFRLENISLVIPSAAYAVLMGKTGSGKTTVLESLIGLRKVSSGTIRIDDRDVTQLNPALRGIGYVPQDGALFSKMSVQDHLAFALQIRRAGKKEIADRVEELSTLLGITHLLKRTPTGLSGGEAQRVALGRALSFRPSVLCLDEPLSALDSATRHQMCDLLETIQKQTHVTTVHVTHNPEEAKSLASCLIKLQDGKAILEDLS; this is encoded by the coding sequence ATGAAAATTTCTCTAGAAAACGTCTGTATCCAATCTGGGCAGTTTCGCCTTGAAAACATCTCGCTGGTGATTCCATCAGCTGCATACGCTGTGCTGATGGGAAAAACTGGATCAGGAAAAACGACGGTTCTGGAAAGCTTAATCGGTTTGAGAAAGGTTTCTTCAGGCACAATTCGAATTGATGACCGAGATGTCACTCAACTCAACCCTGCACTTCGCGGAATTGGCTATGTCCCCCAAGACGGAGCTCTCTTCTCGAAAATGTCTGTTCAGGACCACTTGGCGTTCGCCCTCCAAATTCGCCGGGCAGGAAAAAAAGAGATTGCAGATCGCGTCGAAGAACTTTCGACTTTGCTCGGAATCACTCATCTTCTGAAACGGACACCAACCGGCTTGAGCGGTGGAGAAGCTCAGCGAGTTGCACTAGGTCGCGCGCTCTCATTTCGTCCCTCTGTCCTCTGTCTCGACGAACCGCTCTCCGCACTCGATAGCGCTACTCGGCACCAAATGTGCGACTTACTCGAAACGATTCAAAAGCAAACACATGTGACAACAGTTCACGTGACGCACAACCCGGAAGAAGCAAAGTCGCTAGCAAGCTGCCTCATCAAACTTCAAGATGGCAAGGCAATCCTCGAAGATCTCTCGTAA
- a CDS encoding DUF58 domain-containing protein: MSEPLAYPPPSYIDPHSLMQIKSFELRAKSVVEGFFTGLHRSPYHGFSVEFTEYRQYSSGDDLRYLDWKLFARSDRYYIKRFEDETNLRCHILVDNSRSMSFGSLGYTKEDYAKTLAATLAYFLTTQRDAVGLLRFSEGVDEFIPARYRVGQLRRVLVSLENSTAGTSSGILPALEEAAERVRKRGLFVILSDFLTDVDQLQSRLGYLRSGGNEVAVFQLLDPAEVNFDYDAPAMFQDAETGREIYIDPKSARDQYQKKLQNHLRNVEEICERLGIHVSRLTTDMPLENSLLTFLQTRLRVTQTRRQ, translated from the coding sequence ATGTCTGAGCCTCTTGCCTATCCGCCGCCGTCGTATATCGATCCGCATTCATTAATGCAGATCAAGTCATTCGAGTTGCGTGCCAAGTCTGTTGTTGAAGGTTTTTTCACGGGACTTCACCGGAGCCCGTATCACGGTTTTTCTGTGGAGTTCACAGAGTATCGACAATACAGTTCTGGTGACGATTTGCGTTACCTCGACTGGAAACTGTTTGCCAGATCGGACCGTTACTACATTAAGCGGTTCGAAGATGAGACAAACCTCCGATGCCATATCCTGGTCGACAATAGTCGGTCGATGTCATTTGGTTCTCTTGGCTACACAAAAGAAGACTATGCGAAAACACTCGCAGCCACCCTGGCTTATTTTCTCACAACTCAGCGCGACGCCGTGGGTCTGCTTCGTTTTTCTGAAGGTGTCGATGAATTCATCCCGGCACGGTATCGCGTTGGGCAACTGCGGAGAGTTCTCGTCAGTCTCGAAAACTCGACTGCAGGAACATCTTCGGGAATTCTTCCAGCTTTGGAAGAAGCTGCCGAGCGTGTTCGCAAGCGTGGTCTGTTCGTGATTCTTTCTGACTTCTTAACGGACGTCGATCAGCTCCAATCGCGATTGGGTTACTTAAGATCTGGAGGGAACGAAGTCGCTGTCTTCCAATTGCTAGACCCAGCGGAAGTAAATTTTGATTATGATGCTCCTGCAATGTTTCAAGATGCAGAAACAGGTCGAGAGATTTATATCGACCCGAAATCTGCACGTGACCAGTACCAGAAAAAACTGCAAAATCATCTACGGAACGTTGAAGAGATCTGCGAACGGCTGGGGATTCATGTGTCTCGCTTAACGACTGACATGCCATTGGAGAACTCTCTTTTGACTTTTCTGCAAACCCGCCTGCGCGTTACACAAACTCGGCGTCAATAA
- a CDS encoding BatA domain-containing protein has product MSFLTPLYLLAGLAVGLPVLFHLIRRTPKGRQVFSSLMFLQPSPPRVTKRSRIEDWLLLILRALAVCLLAIAFARPFLRSQDSLDGEKAPGRRIVLLIDTSASMLRPKFWETALENVENVVDNLKQSDSLSLLSFNTEITQEISFKDWQALAPDVRKSAILEQVNQLAPGSFGTELGTAMLTAADLLDESVDEKVTEQKLMVISDFQTGSHWETLNGYEWPENVSVEILNVDKNESPTNASVQLIANESTTDDSVRLRVNNTTEAEQEQFKIAWLDEFSGTSKDSQSLDNSVSVYVPPGQSKVIRAPKRPSQVVPQRLVISGDQQDFDNTCYVARRDPWEVNIVYIGEDNATGPDSLRFFLQPVFPSTATRNVTIHDWAPDTDTPPVAGEKLTLLIIGGTPSKEQIDWSKKWLADGGQVLFVASTQKQSVGLYDLAELTAESPTEADVVDYTMLNSVDFTHPVLTPFDDPRFADFSKLRFWKHREFDLKNFSEHQVLASFENGSPAIFELKVGSGQLVVFASGWNRSDSDLAVWSKFVPMMNGLLEYLGGQRSFRPVYFAGNKITLQEFGFIEEKVVLKSPSGEISSLSNEEPLQLKHPGIYSIGTSEENLSSPDAVRFAVNLPPDESKTDPLSMDLLSAAGVPIKNVTSLSNSPSPDKVTERQLMNRELESKQQLWKWLLVAAICVLFFETALAGWKQRQPQPAT; this is encoded by the coding sequence ATGTCGTTTTTGACACCACTCTATCTGCTGGCTGGCTTGGCGGTCGGGCTTCCAGTCCTGTTTCACCTCATTCGAAGAACTCCGAAGGGGCGACAGGTTTTCAGTAGTTTGATGTTCCTGCAACCGTCCCCTCCTCGTGTCACCAAGCGGAGTCGAATTGAAGATTGGCTGTTGCTCATCCTGCGAGCACTCGCAGTCTGCTTACTTGCGATCGCATTCGCACGCCCTTTTTTGCGAAGTCAAGATTCGCTCGACGGCGAAAAAGCACCGGGCCGACGCATCGTCTTACTTATCGACACCTCCGCCAGCATGCTTCGACCAAAATTCTGGGAAACCGCTCTCGAGAATGTTGAGAACGTCGTCGACAATCTCAAACAGTCAGACTCATTGAGTCTCCTGAGCTTCAACACCGAAATCACGCAAGAGATCAGCTTCAAAGACTGGCAAGCACTCGCTCCCGATGTCAGAAAATCAGCGATCCTGGAGCAGGTGAACCAACTCGCTCCGGGATCATTCGGTACTGAACTCGGAACTGCCATGCTCACGGCTGCGGATCTACTAGACGAGTCTGTCGATGAAAAAGTGACCGAACAAAAGTTGATGGTCATCTCAGATTTTCAAACCGGTAGTCATTGGGAAACACTCAACGGATACGAATGGCCGGAAAATGTCAGTGTGGAAATTTTGAATGTCGACAAGAATGAATCACCGACGAACGCATCCGTCCAATTGATCGCGAATGAATCAACCACTGATGATTCGGTTCGCTTGCGAGTCAATAATACGACTGAAGCAGAGCAGGAACAGTTTAAGATTGCGTGGCTGGACGAATTCTCGGGTACATCGAAAGACTCCCAAAGCCTCGACAACTCAGTGAGTGTTTATGTTCCGCCTGGTCAAAGTAAAGTCATTCGTGCTCCAAAACGACCATCGCAAGTGGTCCCTCAACGACTGGTCATTTCTGGTGATCAACAAGACTTCGACAACACCTGCTATGTTGCGCGTCGCGATCCGTGGGAGGTCAACATTGTTTACATCGGAGAAGACAATGCAACAGGCCCGGATTCATTGCGATTCTTTCTGCAACCGGTCTTCCCCAGCACGGCGACAAGAAACGTGACCATCCATGACTGGGCTCCCGACACTGACACGCCACCTGTTGCTGGCGAAAAATTGACGCTTTTGATCATTGGAGGAACCCCGAGCAAAGAACAGATTGACTGGTCGAAAAAATGGCTTGCTGATGGAGGACAGGTTTTATTTGTGGCATCGACTCAAAAGCAGTCCGTGGGACTCTATGACTTGGCTGAGCTCACAGCAGAATCGCCCACTGAAGCGGATGTTGTTGACTATACAATGTTGAATTCCGTCGACTTCACTCACCCGGTTCTCACCCCGTTTGACGACCCACGCTTCGCGGACTTTTCAAAGCTCCGGTTCTGGAAGCATCGAGAATTTGACTTGAAGAATTTCTCCGAACATCAGGTACTCGCTTCTTTCGAAAACGGCTCACCAGCGATCTTTGAACTCAAGGTGGGGAGCGGGCAGTTAGTCGTGTTCGCCTCCGGATGGAATCGGAGCGACAGTGATCTCGCAGTCTGGAGCAAGTTCGTTCCCATGATGAACGGCCTTTTGGAATACCTTGGAGGCCAACGGAGCTTTCGACCTGTCTATTTCGCAGGAAACAAAATCACCCTGCAAGAATTCGGTTTCATCGAAGAGAAGGTTGTTCTGAAGTCGCCATCCGGCGAAATCTCATCTCTCAGCAACGAAGAGCCTCTTCAATTGAAGCATCCGGGAATCTATTCCATCGGAACTTCAGAAGAGAATCTTTCGAGTCCTGACGCTGTCCGCTTCGCAGTAAATCTGCCACCAGATGAATCAAAAACAGATCCTCTTTCAATGGATTTACTGAGTGCCGCAGGCGTCCCGATCAAAAATGTCACATCACTTTCAAACAGCCCGTCCCCCGACAAAGTGACGGAACGCCAGTTGATGAACCGGGAACTCGAATCGAAACAACAACTCTGGAAGTGGTTACTCGTCGCTGCGATTTGTGTGCTGTTTTTCGAAACAGCCCTTGCTGGCTGGAAGCAACGCCAGCCTCAACCTGCCACATAA
- a CDS encoding vWA domain-containing protein, with product MSLRIQAFVFVLLPFLLVGCGDESASPQLHNGQSLEPHDTGYAADQFVSERPEEDHSDAAASPAHISPHPSSESIPAARDESKHVSENITELSVIRQPVTRPAVDTSGEKYAEITETGFQSVVQRPLSTFSIDVDTASYSNVRRFLESGQLPPANAVRIEELINYFSYEYQPPKDGRPFSVNTEVANCPWDRQRQLVRIGLKGQVVEKAERQSANLVFLVDISGSMRPENKLPLVKRSLHRLLEELNERDRVAIVTYASGVQIVLSPTPANRQHLISQAIDGLHAGGSTNGSAGLQTAYQVARQQFVKYGTNRVILCSDGDFNAGITNESDLVKLISREAKSGVFLSVLGFGTGNYQDAIAEKLADHGNGHYAYIDSYSEARKVLIDQMSSTLETIAKDVKIQVEFNPAHVASYRLIGYENRTLAARDFRDDHKDAGEIGAGHSVTALYEVVPVGVSGPDSQVPELRYQQPKRIPVEKHGDELLTVRLRYKLPSEDHGKEFTHTVVNSTRRFEKASADFRFAAAVATFGMILRDSEFAEHLGWDDVRNWSQSALGQDKKGYRIEFLNLVSLAEQMVHRPHADEAGIHSTTDGVSYIDYEPAATSWEQFGRLSGSFDAGKFVTLVVIVGVSYGIATLRNISC from the coding sequence ATGTCGCTGCGCATTCAAGCTTTCGTTTTCGTTCTTCTTCCGTTTCTACTTGTCGGATGTGGGGACGAGTCAGCTTCCCCGCAACTCCACAATGGGCAGTCTCTGGAACCCCACGATACGGGCTACGCGGCTGATCAATTCGTAAGTGAAAGGCCGGAAGAGGATCACTCTGACGCTGCAGCGAGTCCCGCTCACATCTCACCTCACCCGTCATCAGAATCGATTCCTGCAGCACGTGATGAATCGAAACATGTCAGTGAGAATATCACTGAATTGTCGGTCATCCGGCAACCTGTCACTCGTCCTGCTGTCGACACTTCAGGCGAGAAGTATGCAGAGATCACGGAGACTGGATTTCAATCCGTTGTTCAGCGTCCGCTTTCCACCTTTTCAATTGATGTCGATACTGCATCGTACTCAAATGTTCGCCGGTTTTTAGAGAGTGGGCAGTTGCCACCAGCGAATGCTGTCCGGATTGAAGAATTGATCAATTATTTTTCTTATGAATATCAACCTCCCAAAGATGGCCGCCCGTTCTCTGTGAATACCGAAGTGGCGAATTGCCCCTGGGATCGTCAACGGCAACTCGTTCGCATCGGGCTGAAAGGGCAAGTTGTTGAAAAAGCGGAACGGCAATCTGCAAATCTTGTTTTTCTGGTCGACATTTCTGGATCAATGCGACCTGAGAACAAACTTCCACTCGTGAAACGTTCGCTGCATCGCTTGCTGGAAGAACTCAATGAACGTGACCGAGTTGCCATTGTGACCTATGCCAGCGGAGTCCAGATTGTGCTGTCACCAACTCCAGCCAATCGACAACATCTCATCTCGCAAGCCATCGACGGTCTTCATGCAGGTGGTTCGACGAATGGGTCTGCTGGACTACAAACTGCTTATCAAGTGGCGCGACAGCAGTTTGTCAAATACGGCACCAACCGTGTGATACTTTGTTCGGACGGCGATTTTAATGCTGGGATCACCAACGAAAGTGACCTTGTGAAATTGATTTCGCGTGAAGCTAAGTCGGGGGTTTTCCTAAGCGTGTTGGGATTCGGAACCGGAAATTATCAAGACGCCATCGCAGAAAAACTTGCGGATCACGGAAACGGGCATTATGCCTATATCGATTCCTACTCAGAAGCACGCAAGGTGCTCATCGATCAGATGTCAAGCACTTTGGAGACCATCGCCAAGGATGTCAAAATTCAAGTCGAATTTAACCCGGCTCATGTCGCTTCCTATCGATTGATTGGATACGAAAACCGAACGCTCGCTGCACGTGATTTTCGTGACGACCACAAAGATGCCGGAGAGATTGGAGCTGGTCACTCTGTGACCGCGCTTTATGAAGTCGTTCCGGTTGGAGTTTCTGGCCCAGATTCACAGGTTCCTGAATTACGGTATCAACAACCCAAACGTATTCCTGTTGAAAAGCATGGAGATGAACTGTTGACTGTGCGGTTGCGTTATAAACTCCCCAGCGAAGACCATGGGAAAGAGTTCACACACACAGTCGTAAACAGCACACGCCGATTCGAAAAAGCCAGCGCTGATTTTCGCTTCGCGGCAGCAGTGGCAACTTTTGGGATGATTCTGCGAGACTCAGAATTTGCTGAGCACCTCGGCTGGGATGATGTTCGGAACTGGTCTCAATCTGCTCTCGGACAAGACAAGAAAGGTTATCGGATCGAATTTCTAAATCTTGTCTCTCTCGCCGAACAAATGGTCCATCGCCCACATGCTGATGAAGCAGGAATTCACTCAACGACAGACGGAGTCTCCTACATCGATTATGAACCAGCAGCAACAAGTTGGGAGCAATTCGGGAGACTTTCTGGCTCGTTTGATGCTGGGAAATTTGTCACGCTGGTCGTGATTGTTGGGGTATCGTATGGGATTGCAACGCTACGAAACATCTCCTGTTGA
- a CDS encoding SDR family oxidoreductase, protein MKRVAVVTGAGSGIGRAAALALLENEFHVVLVGRRAEALKESARRAGEAKSRTLSITADIAKPDEVQRLFGRVESEFGRLDLLFNNAGKGAPAVPMEELSFEDWQSVVDVNLTGAFLCTQQAFRIMKKQSPRGGRIINNGSVSAYVPRPFSAPYTATKHAITGLTKSTALDGRSFDIACGQIDIGNAATEMTERMSQGVPQADGSIASEPTINVQHIADAIVYMAGLPLGANVPTMTVMATGMPLVGRG, encoded by the coding sequence ATGAAACGGGTTGCAGTCGTGACTGGTGCCGGATCAGGGATTGGCCGTGCTGCCGCCTTGGCTTTGCTTGAGAACGAATTTCATGTTGTCTTGGTCGGTCGCCGTGCAGAGGCACTGAAGGAGAGCGCACGCCGCGCCGGTGAGGCGAAATCGCGAACTCTTTCAATCACTGCTGATATCGCCAAACCTGATGAAGTCCAGAGATTGTTTGGGCGAGTCGAATCTGAATTTGGGCGTCTTGACCTTTTGTTCAACAATGCCGGGAAGGGTGCCCCCGCCGTTCCGATGGAGGAATTATCATTTGAAGACTGGCAATCCGTGGTGGATGTGAACCTGACAGGAGCGTTTTTGTGTACTCAGCAAGCGTTTCGGATCATGAAGAAACAAAGTCCTCGTGGGGGGAGAATCATTAATAATGGTTCGGTCTCTGCTTACGTTCCGAGACCTTTCTCCGCTCCATATACAGCCACGAAGCACGCCATCACCGGATTAACGAAATCGACCGCGCTTGATGGTCGGTCGTTCGACATTGCCTGTGGACAAATCGATATCGGCAACGCAGCCACAGAGATGACCGAAAGAATGTCTCAAGGAGTTCCTCAAGCGGACGGTTCCATAGCCAGCGAACCGACCATCAATGTCCAACATATCGCCGATGCAATCGTTTACATGGCTGGACTCCCCTTGGGGGCGAACGTCCCCACAATGACTGTCATGGCAACCGGAATGCCGCTTGTTGGGCGAGGATAA